In Wolinella succinogenes DSM 1740, a single genomic region encodes these proteins:
- a CDS encoding endonuclease MutS2, translating to MNDPHYFELAKKLDLESFLELFASFLSRPKPPHMEGDIHRHRQFIEALDKIQFNPPPPIAPLERDIIHLKKFGFLRRDEIFEWVKLWRYMLYLKNLRIEGILFDWFAQIRFPETILEIEHRFDKEGNLKEGIYPELDSVNVSLKRTKQEIKEALLRLLSNASLLPYLIDRQIHLINGEESLLVRGGFNHAIKAQVIGRSAAGFFYVLPESVSRLKEREGALLSQITEMEFLICKELSAMMGKQLPFLGYLDKEFDRFDHYQARVAFARAKNLEFMTPSRDTKIILEGFCHPALNNPKPISVRFEKSILMVTGVNAGGKTMLLKSILSSAFLARYLIPMPILASKSSIGSFKGIAAVLDDPQSAKNDISTFAGRMLSFERFFKERGFLVGVDEIELGTDSDEAASLFKVILEQLIKRDFKIIITTHHKRLAALMAANEEVELMAALYDEKRQMPTFSFLQGTIGKSYAFETAERYGIPPFVIKEAKEVYGQDKEKLGELIEKSAQLEIELGQKNRALELELERVRQKREELNDTLEKQKEAHRHHLQRLDQRYQEAIDAAKEAAKESQAESIHKGMNNANKLLQAIKEEERSRSISNPSLKHEFKAGERVRYRQSQGTILSLGEREVMIELDEGFKLRVKKGELRPLGQLPRPKPKAPKISVEGARSAQVSLDLHGLRGDEAVEKLDSFLSDALLAGFDEILVYHGIGTGKLAYAIKEFLKTHPKVRSFEDAPAQMGGFGAKIIKL from the coding sequence GTGAATGATCCGCACTATTTTGAGCTTGCCAAAAAGCTCGATCTAGAATCTTTCCTAGAGCTTTTTGCCTCGTTCCTCTCTCGCCCCAAGCCCCCTCACATGGAGGGTGATATCCATCGTCACCGCCAATTCATAGAAGCCCTAGACAAAATCCAATTCAATCCCCCTCCTCCCATCGCCCCTTTAGAACGCGATATCATCCATCTTAAAAAATTTGGATTCCTGCGGCGTGATGAGATTTTTGAGTGGGTGAAGCTCTGGCGTTATATGCTCTACCTCAAAAACCTCCGCATCGAGGGAATCCTCTTTGATTGGTTCGCCCAGATTCGCTTTCCTGAGACGATCTTAGAGATTGAGCATCGTTTTGACAAAGAGGGGAATCTCAAAGAGGGAATCTACCCTGAGCTTGATTCGGTGAATGTCTCTCTCAAACGCACCAAGCAAGAGATCAAAGAGGCACTTTTGCGCCTTTTATCCAATGCCTCCCTGCTCCCCTACCTCATTGACCGCCAGATTCACCTCATCAATGGCGAAGAATCGCTTCTCGTGCGAGGCGGATTCAATCATGCCATCAAGGCGCAGGTGATCGGACGAAGCGCAGCGGGATTTTTCTATGTGCTCCCTGAGAGCGTCTCTAGGCTTAAAGAGAGGGAGGGAGCGCTTTTAAGCCAAATCACCGAGATGGAGTTTCTCATCTGCAAGGAGCTCTCCGCGATGATGGGCAAACAGCTCCCCTTTCTTGGCTACCTCGATAAAGAGTTTGACCGATTCGACCACTATCAGGCGCGTGTTGCGTTTGCTAGAGCCAAGAATCTTGAGTTCATGACTCCAAGCCGAGACACCAAAATCATCTTGGAGGGCTTCTGCCATCCCGCCCTCAACAACCCCAAGCCCATCTCGGTGAGATTTGAGAAGAGCATTCTCATGGTGACAGGGGTCAATGCAGGAGGAAAGACGATGCTCCTCAAATCGATCCTCTCTAGCGCCTTTTTGGCTCGCTACCTCATCCCCATGCCTATCCTAGCATCAAAGTCAAGCATCGGCTCTTTCAAGGGAATCGCTGCGGTTTTGGATGATCCTCAAAGTGCCAAGAACGATATCTCCACCTTTGCAGGTCGAATGCTCTCCTTTGAGCGCTTTTTCAAAGAGCGAGGCTTTCTAGTGGGCGTGGATGAGATCGAGCTTGGAACCGATAGTGACGAGGCGGCTAGCCTTTTTAAGGTGATCTTAGAGCAACTCATCAAACGAGACTTCAAAATCATCATCACCACCCACCACAAACGCCTCGCGGCTCTCATGGCGGCCAATGAAGAGGTGGAGCTCATGGCCGCTCTTTATGATGAAAAGCGCCAAATGCCCACTTTCTCTTTTTTGCAAGGCACCATTGGCAAAAGCTACGCCTTTGAAACCGCCGAACGCTACGGGATTCCACCCTTTGTCATCAAGGAAGCCAAAGAGGTCTATGGACAGGACAAAGAGAAGCTAGGCGAGCTGATCGAAAAGAGCGCCCAGCTAGAGATTGAGCTTGGGCAAAAGAATCGAGCGCTAGAGCTAGAGCTAGAGCGCGTGCGTCAAAAGCGCGAAGAGCTGAATGACACCCTAGAGAAACAAAAAGAGGCGCATCGTCACCACCTCCAAAGACTCGACCAGCGCTACCAAGAAGCGATCGACGCCGCCAAAGAGGCCGCCAAGGAGAGTCAAGCCGAATCGATTCACAAGGGGATGAATAACGCCAACAAACTGCTTCAAGCCATCAAAGAGGAGGAGCGCTCCAGAAGCATCTCCAATCCCTCGCTCAAACATGAGTTCAAGGCGGGCGAGAGGGTCCGATACCGCCAAAGCCAAGGAACGATTCTCTCTCTTGGCGAACGGGAGGTGATGATCGAATTGGATGAAGGGTTTAAACTGCGCGTCAAAAAAGGGGAGCTCCGCCCCCTAGGTCAGCTTCCTAGACCCAAACCAAAGGCACCCAAGATCTCTGTCGAGGGAGCTAGGAGCGCCCAAGTCTCGCTGGATCTGCATGGACTAAGAGGCGATGAAGCGGTGGAGAAGCTCGATTCTTTCCTCTCTGATGCTCTGCTCGCGGGATTCGATGAGATTCTCGTCTATCATGGAATTGGCACGGGCAAGCTCGCCTACGCCATCAAAGAGTTTCTCAAAACCCACCCCAAAGTGCGCTCTTTTGAAGATGCCCCTGCGCAAATGGGCGGTTTTGGTGCTAAAATCATTAAGCTTTAA
- a CDS encoding UDP-N-acetylmuramate dehydrogenase — protein MKRWIDFSLYSSVKIGPLLEVEVIEEIGRCEGLQVIGHAYNLLLSSQASSLAVLGDSFEGITLEDGFLKVGAATPSGRVFSYAKRENLRGFEMLGALPGSVGGLVKMNAGMKSYEIKEILEGIITARGFVPASELGLGYRSSGIDEIIFYALFKRIEGFRGELLEEFRLMRSRQPKGASFGSVFKNPVGDYAGRLIEAVGLKGVKRGGAIFSPLHANFLINEGGASFEDAHWLIKEAQKRVHEAFGIKLEPEVVIL, from the coding sequence ATGAAGCGTTGGATTGACTTTTCGCTCTATTCAAGCGTGAAGATTGGCCCTCTCTTGGAGGTGGAGGTGATCGAGGAGATAGGGAGGTGCGAAGGATTGCAGGTCATTGGGCACGCCTACAATCTCCTCCTCTCGTCCCAAGCCTCTTCGCTTGCCGTATTGGGCGATTCCTTTGAGGGTATTACCCTAGAGGATGGGTTTTTAAAAGTGGGGGCGGCGACCCCCTCAGGAAGAGTTTTTTCTTACGCTAAAAGAGAGAATCTCCGAGGTTTTGAGATGCTTGGCGCCCTTCCTGGGAGTGTGGGGGGGCTAGTCAAGATGAATGCGGGAATGAAGAGCTATGAGATCAAAGAGATTCTAGAAGGAATCATCACCGCTAGAGGGTTTGTCCCTGCGAGTGAGCTTGGGCTTGGCTATCGAAGCAGCGGCATTGATGAGATCATCTTCTACGCTCTTTTTAAAAGAATCGAAGGTTTTAGAGGAGAGCTTTTAGAGGAGTTTCGCTTGATGCGCTCACGCCAGCCCAAGGGGGCGAGCTTTGGAAGTGTCTTTAAGAATCCTGTAGGTGATTATGCGGGGCGACTCATCGAGGCGGTAGGGCTCAAAGGAGTCAAAAGAGGAGGGGCAATTTTTAGCCCGCTCCATGCGAATTTCCTCATCAATGAAGGAGGCGCGAGCTTTGAAGATGCGCATTGGCTCATCAAAGAGGCACAAAAAAGAGTGCACGAAGCGTTTGGAATTAAGCTTGAGCCTGAGGTGGTGATCTTGTGA
- the fliQ gene encoding flagellar biosynthesis protein FliQ — protein MEAKLMALAIETYKITLILSLPMLMAGLVVGLLISIFQATTQINEQTLTFVPKILVVIVVVILTMPWMMNMLIDFTTRLIKMIPDFPF, from the coding sequence ATGGAAGCGAAACTGATGGCTTTGGCGATTGAGACCTATAAAATCACGCTGATTCTCTCGCTTCCAATGCTGATGGCGGGCTTGGTGGTGGGACTTTTGATCAGTATTTTTCAAGCCACCACACAGATCAACGAACAGACCCTCACCTTTGTTCCTAAGATTCTTGTGGTGATTGTGGTGGTGATCCTCACGATGCCATGGATGATGAATATGCTCATCGACTTCACCACGCGCCTTATTAAGATGATCCCCGATTTTCCCTTTTAG
- a CDS encoding cytochrome-c peroxidase → MFGSMVLAATTLLADDAALIKKVKEAGILALPKDPKALTKLAEQSEDAKLNPTTKEKVELGKKLYFDPRLSRSNLISCNTCHNLGLGGADAVPAAIGHKWTANPSHLNSPTVYNSVFNSVQFWDGRSAHLADQAQGPIQAGPEMAAPKELVEERINSIPAYVAEFKKAYGKDVKVDFKLIADTIAVFERTLVTPSRFDDFLNGDSKALSKAEKEGLDLFIEKGCTACHTGVNLGGTMQPFQVAAQYKFASLGDFKGDANGMVKTPTLRNITETAPYFHNGAFWSLSDAIKEMGSTQLGIAISDAEAGKIATFLGSLEGRKPKVDYPMLPAMTDATPKPTFD, encoded by the coding sequence ATGTTTGGAAGTATGGTGTTGGCTGCAACCACCCTGCTCGCTGATGATGCCGCACTCATCAAAAAAGTCAAAGAGGCAGGAATCCTCGCTCTTCCCAAAGACCCCAAGGCGCTCACCAAGCTAGCCGAGCAATCCGAAGATGCCAAACTCAATCCCACCACCAAAGAGAAGGTCGAGCTAGGCAAAAAACTCTACTTTGATCCTAGACTTTCTCGAAGCAATCTCATCTCCTGTAACACCTGTCACAATCTAGGCCTTGGAGGTGCGGACGCCGTTCCCGCCGCTATTGGACACAAGTGGACTGCCAACCCCTCTCACCTCAACTCTCCCACGGTCTATAACAGCGTTTTTAACAGCGTTCAATTTTGGGATGGACGAAGCGCTCACCTCGCCGATCAAGCCCAAGGCCCCATCCAAGCAGGCCCTGAAATGGCAGCTCCCAAAGAGCTAGTCGAAGAGCGAATCAACTCCATTCCCGCCTATGTTGCCGAGTTCAAGAAGGCTTATGGCAAAGATGTCAAGGTGGATTTCAAGCTCATCGCTGATACGATCGCCGTTTTTGAGCGCACCCTAGTCACGCCTTCTCGCTTTGATGATTTCCTCAATGGCGATTCCAAAGCCCTCAGCAAAGCCGAAAAAGAGGGTCTTGATCTATTCATCGAAAAAGGATGCACCGCCTGCCACACAGGAGTCAACCTCGGCGGAACCATGCAACCCTTCCAAGTCGCCGCTCAATACAAATTCGCTAGCCTAGGAGACTTCAAAGGAGATGCCAATGGCATGGTGAAAACTCCCACGCTAAGAAACATCACCGAAACCGCCCCCTACTTCCACAATGGAGCCTTCTGGTCGCTCAGTGATGCAATCAAAGAGATGGGCAGCACCCAGCTAGGCATTGCAATCAGCGACGCTGAAGCGGGTAAAATCGCCACCTTCCTTGGTTCACTCGAAGGCCGCAAGCCCAAAGTTGACTATCCTATGCTTCCTGCAATGACAGACGCTACTCCCAAGCCTACTTTCGACTAA
- a CDS encoding menaquinone biosynthesis family protein encodes MRKIHVAHSPDADDIFMYYAMAFGWVGNEGFRFENEALDIETLNQKALQGFYDVSAISFALYPHVRSEYALLRTGVSFGEGYGPKLIKKRDTKLKRNFKVALSGRYTTNAMLFRIAYPEARITYKNFLEIEGAVLSGEVDAGVLIHESILRFDESLVVEREIWEVWQELAKESLPLPLGGMGIRRSIPLHAALKVEDLLMQAVAVARKNPKRLSQMLHERELLRVKDEELEQYLNLYANERSISMDEEQLKALDRLFAIGYEHQIYDERIKVEDFLLPKEYEELRRS; translated from the coding sequence ATGAGAAAGATTCATGTCGCCCACTCGCCCGATGCCGATGATATTTTTATGTATTACGCGATGGCCTTTGGCTGGGTGGGGAATGAAGGTTTTCGCTTTGAGAATGAGGCGCTGGATATTGAGACGCTCAACCAAAAAGCCCTTCAAGGATTCTATGATGTGAGTGCGATCTCTTTTGCGCTCTATCCCCATGTTCGCTCTGAATATGCACTGCTTAGAACAGGGGTGAGTTTTGGCGAGGGGTATGGACCAAAGCTCATCAAAAAACGCGACACCAAGCTTAAGCGCAACTTTAAAGTTGCGCTTAGCGGACGCTACACGACCAACGCGATGCTCTTTAGGATCGCCTACCCTGAGGCACGAATCACCTATAAAAATTTCCTAGAGATTGAGGGGGCGGTTTTGAGCGGAGAGGTGGATGCGGGCGTTCTGATCCATGAATCGATTCTCCGCTTTGACGAGAGTTTGGTGGTGGAGCGCGAGATATGGGAGGTGTGGCAAGAGCTGGCCAAGGAATCGCTCCCTTTGCCTTTAGGCGGGATGGGAATCCGCCGCTCGATCCCTCTTCATGCGGCCTTAAAGGTTGAGGATCTCTTGATGCAGGCCGTGGCGGTGGCGAGAAAGAATCCCAAACGACTAAGCCAGATGCTCCATGAGCGTGAGCTGTTGCGCGTGAAGGATGAGGAGCTAGAGCAATACTTGAATCTCTATGCTAATGAGCGCTCTATTTCTATGGATGAGGAGCAACTAAAGGCTCTAGATAGGCTTTTTGCCATCGGATATGAGCACCAAATTTATGATGAGAGAATCAAGGTTGAGGATTTCTTGCTCCCCAAAGAGTACGAAGAGCTAAGAAGAAGCTAA
- the recA gene encoding recombinase RecA — MALDENKRKAIDLAIKQIDKAFGKGALVRLGEKPVEKIDSISTGSLGLDIALGIGGIPQGRIIEIYGPESSGKTTLALQVIAECQKKGGICAFIDAEHALDVSYAKRLGVDAENLLVSQPDYGEQALEILETLTRSGAVDLIVVDSVAALTPKSEIDGDMGDQHVGLQARLMSQALRKVTGVLHKMNTTVIFINQIRMKIGMMGYGSPETTTGGNALKFYASVRIDVRRIASLKQGEQHIGNRVKAKVVKNKVAPPFREAEFDIMFGEGISQEGELIDYGVKLDIVDKSGSWLSYGDKKLGQGKENAKAFLKENKEIANEIQAKIIGAIGSSDEITTFGDDEDESENLES, encoded by the coding sequence ATGGCACTAGATGAGAACAAACGCAAAGCGATCGATCTAGCGATCAAACAGATTGACAAGGCCTTTGGCAAAGGCGCCCTCGTGCGACTTGGCGAAAAACCCGTGGAAAAGATCGATTCGATTAGCACGGGCTCATTAGGGCTCGACATTGCCCTAGGAATCGGAGGAATCCCCCAAGGAAGAATCATCGAAATCTATGGACCTGAGAGCTCTGGAAAGACCACGCTCGCACTTCAAGTGATCGCTGAGTGTCAAAAAAAGGGCGGAATCTGCGCTTTTATCGATGCCGAGCACGCCCTAGATGTCTCCTACGCCAAACGCCTTGGGGTGGATGCAGAGAATCTTCTTGTCTCCCAGCCTGATTATGGTGAACAGGCGTTAGAGATTCTAGAGACCCTCACACGAAGCGGAGCGGTCGATCTCATCGTGGTCGATTCGGTGGCTGCCCTCACCCCCAAAAGTGAAATTGATGGCGATATGGGCGATCAACACGTAGGGCTCCAAGCACGCCTCATGAGCCAAGCCCTGCGAAAAGTCACGGGCGTGCTCCACAAGATGAACACCACCGTGATTTTCATCAACCAAATCCGTATGAAAATCGGAATGATGGGCTATGGAAGCCCTGAGACGACCACAGGCGGAAATGCGCTCAAATTCTATGCTAGCGTGAGAATCGATGTAAGAAGAATCGCCTCCCTCAAACAGGGCGAACAGCACATTGGGAATCGCGTCAAAGCCAAAGTGGTCAAAAACAAAGTCGCGCCCCCCTTTAGAGAAGCAGAATTTGACATTATGTTTGGTGAGGGAATCAGCCAAGAAGGCGAGCTCATCGACTATGGCGTGAAACTGGACATTGTCGATAAGAGCGGCTCATGGCTCAGTTATGGTGACAAAAAATTAGGTCAAGGCAAAGAGAATGCCAAAGCCTTTTTGAAAGAAAACAAAGAAATTGCAAATGAAATTCAGGCTAAAATTATCGGCGCCATCGGCTCAAGTGATGAAATCACTACTTTTGGGGACGATGAAGACGAATCAGAAAACCTAGAATCATAA
- the eno gene encoding phosphopyruvate hydratase produces MIYIDNIVAQEVMDSRGNPTVKATVTLSDGNSASAIVPSGASTGKREALELRDGDSRYLGKGVLQACENVNTKLSEELIGLSPFDQSEIDAIIQELDGTENFANIGANAALGVSMAVARSAAKSLNIPLYRYLGGANALTLPVPMLNIINGGSHADNTVDFQEYMIMPLGFENFSESLRASAEVYHHLKKILKDSKHITSIGDEGGFAPNLKTNEEPIQIIIQAIEKAGYRPGEEIALALDVASSEFVNEQGLYHLEGEGRTLSSEELVGYYESLIAKYPIVSIEDGLSEDDWKGWKYLTERLGGKVQLVGDDLFVTNAKILQEGISQGIANAILIKPNQIGTVSQTMQTVRLAQRNHYRCVMSHRSGESEDSFIADFAVALNTGEIKTGSTARSERIAKYNRLLAIESELCRSEYLGRSLF; encoded by the coding sequence ATGATTTATATCGATAATATTGTTGCTCAAGAAGTCATGGATAGCCGAGGCAATCCGACCGTCAAAGCCACCGTGACCCTAAGCGATGGAAATAGCGCCAGCGCTATCGTTCCAAGTGGTGCCAGCACAGGGAAAAGGGAGGCTTTGGAGCTTCGAGACGGCGATTCTCGATATTTAGGCAAGGGAGTCTTGCAGGCCTGCGAAAATGTCAACACCAAGCTCTCCGAGGAGCTCATCGGATTGAGCCCTTTTGATCAGAGTGAGATTGACGCCATTATCCAAGAATTAGATGGCACGGAAAACTTTGCCAATATCGGCGCCAATGCCGCTCTTGGAGTCTCTATGGCAGTGGCTAGAAGCGCGGCGAAAAGCCTCAATATTCCTCTTTATCGCTATCTTGGCGGAGCCAATGCCCTCACCCTGCCCGTCCCCATGCTCAACATCATCAACGGCGGAAGCCATGCCGATAACACGGTGGATTTTCAAGAGTATATGATCATGCCCCTAGGCTTTGAGAACTTCTCCGAATCGCTTCGCGCTAGCGCCGAAGTCTATCATCACCTCAAAAAGATTCTCAAAGATTCCAAACATATCACCAGCATTGGAGATGAGGGGGGCTTTGCACCCAACCTCAAAACTAATGAAGAGCCCATCCAAATCATCATACAGGCGATTGAGAAAGCGGGTTATCGACCCGGCGAAGAGATCGCTCTCGCCCTTGATGTCGCTAGCAGCGAGTTTGTCAACGAGCAAGGCCTCTATCACCTCGAGGGAGAAGGACGCACGCTTAGCAGTGAGGAGCTTGTGGGCTATTATGAATCTCTCATCGCCAAATATCCCATTGTCTCCATTGAAGATGGTCTGAGCGAAGATGATTGGAAAGGATGGAAATATCTCACCGAGAGATTGGGCGGCAAAGTTCAGCTTGTAGGGGATGATCTCTTCGTCACCAACGCCAAAATCCTCCAAGAGGGAATCTCTCAAGGAATCGCCAATGCGATTCTCATTAAGCCCAACCAAATTGGAACCGTGAGCCAAACCATGCAGACCGTTCGATTGGCTCAAAGAAATCACTATCGATGCGTGATGAGTCACCGAAGTGGCGAAAGTGAAGATTCCTTTATTGCCGATTTTGCCGTAGCGCTCAACACAGGCGAAATCAAAACAGGCTCCACCGCCCGAAGCGAACGAATCGCCAAATATAATCGCCTGCTTGCCATTGAGAGCGAGCTTTGCCGCTCTGAATATCTTGGCCGCTCTCTTTTTTAA
- a CDS encoding AMIN domain-containing protein, with protein MKTLWILLLPLWIFARDPFEPLMTPKESGEVSLPPQPNYFKEQKITLPSSARKIKKITLTYQNMDGSISEQETLLEGDIDWHFPFLLSQEIRPLDATPAIQKPTPAPGVSKFEPFEEFVFELSGKKLLIQTPYLIRRDLALASPSKILIDFQKKTKKVLIKDFPTGLPYIKSISIGTHEEFYRVTLELDGQYRYSIKPQKEGFSIELR; from the coding sequence ATGAAAACTCTATGGATACTTCTTCTCCCTCTTTGGATTTTTGCCCGCGACCCTTTTGAGCCCCTCATGACCCCCAAAGAGAGCGGAGAGGTCTCCCTGCCTCCTCAGCCCAACTACTTCAAAGAGCAGAAGATCACCCTTCCCTCTAGCGCGCGTAAGATCAAAAAAATCACCCTCACCTACCAAAACATGGATGGCTCTATTTCTGAGCAGGAGACCCTTTTAGAGGGGGATATTGATTGGCACTTCCCCTTCCTCCTCTCCCAAGAGATTCGCCCCCTAGATGCCACTCCTGCTATCCAAAAACCCACTCCCGCTCCTGGAGTTTCAAAATTCGAGCCTTTTGAGGAGTTTGTTTTTGAGCTCTCTGGAAAAAAACTTCTCATCCAGACTCCCTATTTGATTCGCCGAGATTTGGCTCTCGCCTCACCCTCTAAGATTCTCATCGACTTCCAAAAGAAGACCAAAAAGGTCCTCATCAAAGATTTTCCCACAGGCCTTCCCTATATCAAATCCATTTCGATTGGAACTCATGAGGAGTTTTATCGTGTGACTCTTGAGCTTGATGGTCAATACCGCTACTCCATCAAACCGCAAAAAGAGGGATTCTCTATTGAGCTCCGCTAA
- a CDS encoding shikimate kinase codes for MSSAKGSNLILIGFMGSGKSSVARILAKESGHLWVDTDSLLELREGMSVAQIFEQHKEEGFRALERELAFQMRHSLQESIISTGGGMPLFCDLSSLGKLFFLDLPFEAILERLSKEERAKRPLLNDLSKAKALFNQRRSSYLHLANHTLQADQSPLKVAQEILSLL; via the coding sequence TTGAGCTCCGCTAAAGGCTCTAATCTCATTCTCATTGGATTTATGGGAAGTGGAAAAAGTAGCGTGGCTCGGATTTTAGCCAAGGAAAGCGGTCACCTTTGGGTCGATACCGATTCATTGCTGGAGTTACGAGAGGGGATGAGCGTTGCTCAGATTTTTGAACAACACAAAGAGGAGGGATTTCGCGCTCTAGAGAGAGAGCTTGCCTTTCAAATGCGCCACTCCCTCCAAGAATCTATCATCTCCACAGGAGGCGGGATGCCTCTCTTTTGTGACCTTTCCTCTTTGGGCAAACTCTTCTTTCTTGATCTTCCTTTCGAGGCTATTTTAGAGCGCCTCTCCAAAGAAGAGCGTGCCAAACGCCCCCTTTTAAACGACCTATCAAAGGCTAAAGCGCTTTTTAATCAGAGGCGCAGCTCCTATCTTCATCTAGCTAATCACACCCTCCAAGCCGACCAATCCCCACTCAAAGTAGCCCAAGAAATTCTCTCTCTTCTCTAG
- a CDS encoding J domain-containing protein — translation METMIITHENGILQIHLEPHHPLVPRIQEYVKKHFYEFYFGRNSIILYPDLSNDSTTLKRRHALLSQLFEKSSLPPLEQESLLAHYKKTVKFKIQPLEIALPRVAIPTVKLWKLSEERVALWLEEGASPWLFSSLKSLFLFSLLSYDESKRSLTLHTKAPGFKDSLRSLLAKRQVLGKRIELIYEEHHFKAFLEESSHSKTRTFESSLERIQKIRQARALFQLSPHELNEQRLKERYKTLARESHPDLRESSEKEEATERFLMIKEAYETLRNFLAQSPLAGA, via the coding sequence ATGGAGACGATGATCATCACTCACGAAAATGGGATTCTTCAAATTCACCTAGAGCCTCATCATCCTCTAGTGCCAAGAATTCAGGAGTACGTCAAAAAGCACTTCTATGAGTTCTATTTCGGGCGAAACTCCATCATCCTCTACCCCGATCTATCCAACGATTCCACTACACTCAAACGCCGCCATGCGCTACTTAGCCAGCTATTTGAAAAAAGTTCTCTCCCTCCTTTGGAACAAGAATCCCTCCTAGCCCACTACAAAAAAACCGTGAAATTCAAAATACAACCCCTTGAAATCGCTCTCCCAAGAGTGGCAATTCCTACCGTCAAACTCTGGAAGCTAAGCGAAGAGAGGGTGGCGCTATGGCTTGAAGAGGGAGCCTCTCCTTGGCTCTTCTCCTCTCTTAAGTCACTCTTTCTTTTCTCTCTTTTGAGTTATGATGAGTCCAAAAGAAGCCTCACCCTTCACACCAAAGCCCCAGGCTTTAAAGATTCACTTCGCTCTCTCCTTGCCAAGCGCCAAGTTTTAGGGAAAAGAATCGAGCTCATCTACGAAGAGCACCACTTCAAGGCCTTCCTTGAGGAATCGTCTCATTCCAAAACAAGAACCTTTGAAAGCTCGCTAGAGAGAATCCAAAAGATCCGTCAAGCCCGCGCCCTTTTTCAGCTCTCTCCCCACGAGCTGAACGAACAGAGGCTCAAAGAGCGCTACAAAACGCTCGCTAGAGAATCGCATCCCGATCTAAGAGAATCGAGTGAAAAAGAGGAGGCCACGGAGCGCTTTTTAATGATCAAAGAAGCCTATGAGACTCTGCGAAACTTCCTCGCTCAAAGCCCCTTAGCCGGGGCTTGA
- a CDS encoding YihY family inner membrane protein, which translates to MRFWKERLARLWTFFDAELSFYAASLSFYTIFALIPLLLIVFSLLANLPNFQDQLLELKGFLLSNLMPTNTEVVSLYLDRFMENSSKLGNMGLVYVLIASLLFFKNYQYIVAKMFNSKPRDFWSSVTVYWTLMTLLPIGLSLSIFFSTQAQMILEESGYHRLDPGVSGIVPAFLVWVMLFVLFKISANKPLTLRASLLSSLLTALVWLFSKWAFVFYVFHNKAYLTLYGSFSILLFFLLWVYLSWAILLYGMRLCEALNSGLGEESSPG; encoded by the coding sequence GTGAGATTTTGGAAGGAGAGGCTCGCTAGACTTTGGACATTTTTTGATGCGGAGCTCAGCTTTTATGCCGCAAGCCTGAGTTTTTATACGATCTTTGCCCTCATTCCTCTGCTTCTCATCGTCTTTTCGCTCCTAGCCAACCTTCCGAATTTCCAAGACCAACTCTTGGAGCTCAAAGGTTTCCTCCTCTCCAATCTCATGCCCACCAACACCGAAGTTGTCTCTCTCTATCTAGATCGCTTCATGGAAAACTCCTCTAAGCTTGGAAATATGGGACTTGTCTATGTGCTTATCGCATCACTCCTCTTTTTTAAAAACTACCAATACATTGTCGCTAAGATGTTCAACTCTAAGCCAAGGGATTTTTGGAGTAGCGTGACCGTCTATTGGACGCTCATGACGCTTCTTCCTATTGGGCTCTCGCTCTCGATCTTTTTTAGCACGCAAGCACAGATGATCTTGGAGGAGAGCGGCTACCATCGGCTTGATCCTGGGGTGAGTGGAATCGTGCCAGCGTTCTTGGTCTGGGTGATGCTTTTTGTTCTCTTTAAAATCTCAGCCAACAAACCCCTCACTTTGCGCGCTTCACTCCTCTCCTCGCTCCTCACTGCGCTCGTGTGGCTCTTTTCAAAATGGGCATTTGTCTTTTATGTGTTTCACAACAAAGCCTACCTCACGCTCTATGGCTCTTTTAGCATTCTGCTTTTTTTCCTGCTCTGGGTCTATCTCTCGTGGGCAATTCTGCTTTATGGGATGCGCTTGTGCGAGGCACTCAATAGCGGGCTTGGAGAAGAATCAAGCCCCGGCTAA